One stretch of Podospora bellae-mahoneyi strain CBS 112042 chromosome 2, whole genome shotgun sequence DNA includes these proteins:
- a CDS encoding hypothetical protein (EggNog:ENOG503NWXS; COG:O): MADQPLILYHYPFSPYARRLIWYLKIRGIPYCQCLQPPILPRPDLSTHLSLNYRRIPLLAHGGDLYLDTRLILNLLDTLFPPPPLTADQKTITHLLSTLTTATTLFFKAAELLPSSLPVMKDPKFLRDRATFSPATFAAPRTKEDRALSRAEALLEIQSSVRLLEETILSDGRNWVLGGKEPTRADVEGVWVIHWLLTLPPPHNDNALDPAVINKTRYPKTMAWVNRFDQFINALSGKEGRVIKGGEAAELILKGKRGGDIGVDEADPVVKVQGLKKGDVVEVFPTDTGSAFKDRGRLVGVDEKEVVWENEKGVRVHAPRLGFRVLGVKGRPSL, from the exons ATGGCAGACCAACCTCTCATTCTGTATCATTACCCCTTCTCGCCTTATGCGAGAAGACTGATTTGGTATCTCAAGATCAGGGGAATTCCATACTGTCAATGC ctccaaccccccatcctcccccgccccgaCCTatcaacccacctctccctcaactaCCGCcgcatccccctcctcgcccacgGCGGCGACCTCTACCTCGACAcccgcctcatcctcaacctcctcgacaccctcttcccccctccccccctcacaGCAGACCAAAAAaccatcacccacctcctctccaccctcacaaccgccacaaccctcttcttcaaagccgccgagctcctcccctcctccctccccgtgATGAAAGACCCCAAATTCCTGAGAGACCGCGCCACATTCTCTCCCGCAACCTTCGCCGCTCCCCGCACGAAAGAAGACCGCGCCCTTTCCCGGGCGGAAGCCCTCCTTGAAATCCAATCCTCAGTCCGTTTACTAGAAGAGACCATCCTCAGCGATGGCAGGAACTGGGTCCTCGGCGGGAAGGAGCCCACACGCGCAGATGTGGAAGGGGTGTGGGTCATCCACTGGCTTTTgacccttccccctcctcacaacGACAATGCTCTTGACCCTGCTGTCATAAACAAGACGCGCTACCCGAAGACGATGGCGTGGGTGAATAGGTTTGACCAGTTCATCAATGCGCTGAgtgggaaggaagggagggtCATCAAGGGTGGGGAAGCGGCTGAGCTGATtttgaaggggaagagggggggggatatcggggtggatgaggctgATCCGGTGGTCAAGGTTCAGGGactgaagaagggggatgtggtggaggtttttCCTACTGATACGGGGAGCGCGTTCAAGGatagggggaggttggtgggggtggacgagaaggaggtggtgtgggaGAATGAGAAGGGGGTTAGGGTACATGCGCCGAGGTTGGGGTTTagggttttgggggtgaagggaCGGCCGAGCTTGtag
- a CDS encoding hypothetical protein (EggNog:ENOG503P44R), whose translation MSSAGAPRVQKQGQQQIAKGSVSRKPVPGGDEAGESSTAQGGPRRAPSRQQRPQQQQQQSMVPASTEEDDRLPRTARGQESTAVRGRKRSAGPKRGMPRQPSTQGSSRQPAPGRTAENVTEASFSSRREPTESAPERPAALSTQQRKLNQGPPASARNQVSPDQDAPNFSFPKPAVKEEPPQAEIQANQTASRRGPPRGPLPSAPVAAVQGPSRQGPPIPAEALPVPRGPVPPVPTSSRSGQVQSSRVEQAVPVVLRPTRQQAMAPVQSFDQAQARRNMPQERNPAYPPPLRTANLTPNPPPRQTSVSAGGFPQTSDRLVSPQSALPQATYNSHVSAETSRSRNVVSPSKPLPPSTGSFSRKPVNSPPHQMLMNPLRSSPPNPPPPPADSSLPAGFSRNNIDMNPLRQSPPNPPQKPVMSSNLSQQTINPLRQSPPNPQVAEGGIPVGLFSQNPSAPPQRPALAAPPQRKEIAPLNITSSSRNINNTYAAGPSRSGIVSPPRVTSPPQGGYLSRNITSPSSNQDGGRYPTMPRAVVSPPYQPRTVGGTPPKPAYNQHSHSSSLDSVASSATATSTRPLNPTVQPSSSFSPPTRKNTDLSYSKPLYNTQAPQTPYMSILLSLDKIPRLHNILSTLFLFLLLAGYVIIPGSFTALSRPPLDPESAIPINLGANTTPDKKLLLTRANTATMVVGFVFIIIGTFGTAWLGLKWRRNYVWLLNKLYLPLVMYSMVGLVGTVVGVYAVQNGEWSTQAIIAGILEAVEMVVGGLLFGVYNVWLVQRVRQEGGGGQGGYDKQEKERGSKKKGNRRRKGGLMGRFRGWRGKRSIAVGSVV comes from the coding sequence ATGTCTTCAGCAGGGGCCCCTCGTGTGCAAAAGCAAGGGCAACAGCAGATCGCAAAGGGAAGCGTATCTCGAAAACCAGTTCCTGGAGGTGACGAAGCAGGAGAATCATCAACAGCTCAAGGAGGCCCACGGAGAGCACCTTCACGGCAACAGagacctcaacaacagcaacagcaatcTATGGTGCCAGCATCCACTGAAGAAGATGACCGGCTTCCCAGGACGGCGAGGGGGCAAGAAAGTACGGCTGTCAGAGGAAGAAAGCGGTCGGCCGGTCCCAAGAGAGGGATGCCTCGCCAACCTTCGACGCAGGGGAGCAGTCGTCAACCAGCTCCAGGGCGTACTGCTGAGAATGTGACAGAGGCAAGCTTTTCTTCACGCAGAGAGCCTACCGAAAGTGCACCAGAACGTCCAGCAGCTTTAAGTACCCAACAACGCAAACTCAATCAAGGGCCTCCAGCTTCCGCCAGGAACCAAGTCAGTCCAGATCAAGATGCACCCAACTTCTCTTTCCCGAAACCAGCGGTGAAAGAAGAACCTCCTCAAGCAGAGATCCAAGCAAATCAAACAGCTAGTCGTCGAGGACCGCCTCGAGGCCCATTACCGTCTGCCCCCGTGGCCGCGGTGCAAGGCCCGTCTCGTCAGGGGCCGCCGATCCCGGCAGAAGCCCTTCCTGTCCCGCGAGGACCGGTGCCCCCGGTCCCCACTTCATCGCGGTCCGGACAAGTTCAATCTTCTCGAGTTGAACAAGCTGTGCCGGTGGTTCTACGACCGACTCGTCAACAAGCAATGGCCCCGGTGCAATCGTTTGATCAGGCACAGGCAAGGCGCAATATGCCACAGGAAAGAAACCCAGCCTACCCCCCGCCGCTCCGCACCGCAAACCTCAcacccaatcctcctccacggcaAACCTCCGTGTCCGCCGGAGGATTTCCGCAAACCTCTGACCGTTTGGTTTCACCGCAGAGCGCCTTACCTCAGGCCACATACAATTCCCACGTCTCGGCAGAGACTAGTCGCTCCCGCAATGTTGTTTCTCCTTCAAAACCTCTACCCCCTTCCACTGGCTCGTTCTCTCGAAAGCCGGTCAATTCACCGCCACACCAAATGTTGATGAACCCTCTTcggtcatcaccaccaaaccccccgccccctcctgcCGACTCAAGCTTGCCGGCCGGCTTCTCTCGCAACAACATTGACATGAACCCCTTGAGGCAATCGCCTCCTAACCCACCCCAGAAGCCAGTCATGTCTTCCAACCTTTCTCAACAAACCATTAACCCCTTGAGGCAATCgccacccaaccctcaagTAGCAGAAGGCGGCATACCCGTTGGTCTTTTCTCTCAAAACCCATCAGCCCCTCCCCAAAGACCAGCCCTcgccgctcctcctcaacgaaaAGAAATCGCccctctcaacatcaccagctcTTCCcgaaacatcaacaacacctatGCTGCTGGCCCCTCCCGGTCCGGCATCGTCAGCCCACCAAGAGtaacctccccgccccagGGCGGTTACCTCTCCCGCAATATCACCTCCCCTTCGTCAAACCAAGACGGCGGTCGCTATCCCACCATGCCTCGGGCCGTCGTCTCCCCCCCCTATCAGCCCCGCACCGTCGGAGGCACTCCCCCCAAGCCAGCCTACAACCAACACTCGCACTCCAGCTCCCTCGACTCAgtcgcctcctccgcaacgGCAACATCCACCCGCCCGTTAAACCCAACCGTCcaaccatcctcttccttctccccgccaacaagaaaaaacacGGACCTGTCCTACTCCAAACCACTGTACAACACCCAGGCCCCACAAACACCTTACATGTCCATCCTGCTGTCTCTGGACAAAATTCCCCGCCTGCACaacatcctctccaccctttttctttttcttcttctagCCGGCTACGTGATCATCCCGGGGTCGTTCACggccctctcccgccccccGTTGGACCCTGAAAGCGCTATACCCATCAACCTAGgcgcaaacaccaccccGGACAAGAAACTTCTTCTCACCAGGGCGAACACGGCAACGATGGTGGTAGGCTTTGTGTTTATCATCATCGGAACTTTTGGGACGGCGTGGCTGGGGttgaagtggaggaggaattATGTCTGGTTGCTGAACAAGTTGTACTTGCCGCTTGTGATGTACAGCAtggttgggctggttgggacggtggtgggggtttatGCTGTGCAGAATGGGGAGTGGTCGACGCAGGCGATCATTGCtgggattttggaggcggtggagatggtggttggagggttgttgtttggggtTTATAATGTTTGGTTAGTGCAGAGGGTCAGgcaggagggtggtggtgggcaggggGGGTATGATaagcaggagaaggaaaggggaagtaaaaagaaggggaacaggaggaggaagggggggttgatgggacGGTTtagggggtggagggggaagaggagtaTTGCTGTTGGGAGTGTGGTTTGA
- the SKO1 gene encoding Transcription factor (EggNog:ENOG503NVG8; COG:K): protein MGLSTGAAGRGESKSPKQSSKKASPPRQDTQSDAKNDGPLKPATATTTTEPSSSSNAEATKPLAPPPRPNQQQNNQQQAGNNSPDYFSNPPGVGAALLSLEPNPFEQSFGGGAPETPGGTKLPSVAALTSPSSLLPGTGATPFGWPGSLRTGPLSPAMLSGPTNDYFSDTHHIRGGFPTPNESSLRTGLTPGGSGSMFPAPSPNTALFAGITAGVQTPSTLDFHRTALSVQAKREPIQVQQPPPPAVTSAPQEMSNGSSLKAEVKPPTNSYDTHDNDAANGLYMLAQARNGTQPPPPSQYTAVPPAQVHVHSNHQPAPAVQPINTSPQMNGNSSIGGSSARGVSETGSAMSDESEQARPVTRAKGKRGSTSAAGTRRKADDGPAAKGPANKKAKTNGGPPPSQQPDYDDHSDDEDHHINKDGTKTKMTDEEKRKNFLERNRVAALKCRQRKKQWLANLQSKVEEFSQENENLTHQISVLREEVVNLKTLLLAHKDCPVTQSQHQQQQQQQGIHAGYIPPPPLEYNPQMAAYQMAGGMPPSQPVMAAHTGGRRFS from the exons ATGGGGTTGTCCACTGGAGCCGCTGGCCGAGGTGAGTCCAAGTCGCCCAAACAGTCCAGCAAGAAAGCATCCCCACCGCGACAAG ACACGCAATCCGACGCCAAAAATGACGGCCCCTTGAAGCctgccaccgccaccaccaccaccgaaccatcgtcatcatccaaTGCGGAAGCCACCAAGCCGCTCGCGCCTCCGCCCCGTCCCAATCAGCAGCAGAACAATCAACAGCAAGCCGGCAACAACTCGCCCGACTACTTTTCGAACCCCCCCGGCGTCGGCGCGGCTTTGTTGAGCCTCGAGCCGAACCCCTTTGAGCAGTCatttggcggcggcgcccCCGAGACCCCCGGGGGGACTAAGCTTCCATCTGTCGCGGCTCTCACCTCGCCGTCGTCACTCCTTCCCGGCACGGGTGCTACTCCCTTCGGCTGGCCAGGTTCCCTCAGGACGGGCCCTCTCAGTCCGGCCATGTTGTCGGGGCCGACAAATGACTATTTCAGTGATACTCATCACATCCGAGGCGGCTTCCCAACACCCAACGAGTCTTCTCTGAGGACCGGTCTCACTCCCGGGGGCAGCGGGTCTATGTTCCCGGCCCCAAGTCCCAACACGGCTCTCTTTGCTGGCATTACTGCCGGCGTGCAAACGCCTAGTACGCTTGACTTCCACCGCACTGCTCTGAGTGTTCAGGCCAAGCGCGAGCCCATCCAGgtccaacaaccacctcctcctgccgTCACCTCTGCGCCCCAAGAAATGAGCAATGGGTCGAGTTTGAAGGCTGAAGTGAAGCCTCCCACAAATTCCTATGATACACACGACAACGACGCGGCGAACGGGTTGTACATGTTGGCCCAGGCACGTAACGGGACACAGCCTCCACCCCCGTCTCAGTACACGGCAGTTCCGCCTGCCCAGGTTCATGTGCATTCCAATCATCAACCTGCTCCCGCTGTCCAACCTATCAACACTTCTCCCCAGATGAATGGCAACTCGTCGATTGGAGGAAGCTCAGCGCGTGGTGTTAGTGAGACTGGCAGCGCCATGTCTGATGAGAGCGAACAGGCGCGTCCCGTGACCCGTGCcaaggggaagagagggtCGACCAGTGCTGCTGGCACTCGCAGAAAGGCCGATGATGGCCCTGCTGCCAAAGGGCCGGCCAATAAAAAAGCCAAGACAAACGGTGgtcctccaccctcgcagCAGCCAGACTATGACGATCactctgatgatgaggatcaTCATATCAACAAAGACggcaccaagaccaagatgacagacgaggagaagaggaagaattTCCTTGAGCGCAACAG GGTTGCTGCACTCAAGTGTCGTCAGCGTAAGAAGCAGTGGCTGGCTAATCTTCAAAGCAAGGTTGAGGAGTTCAGTCAAGAAAACGAGAACCTCACCCATCAGATTAGCGTCCTTCGCGAAGAAGTTGTTAACCTGAAGACGTTGTTGCTTGCACACAAAGACTGCCCAGTAACACAGtcgcagcatcaacaacaacagcaacaacaaggcaTCCACGCAGGCtacatcccaccaccaccactggaATACAATCCCCAGATGGCCGCTTACCAAATGGCTGGTGGGATGCCGCCCAGCCAACCGGTGATGGCTGCCCATACCGGTGGTCGCCGTTTCTCATAG
- a CDS encoding hypothetical protein (EggNog:ENOG503NWYA; COG:K), giving the protein MNSSVMDSNQPAQPKDAAMSANAPLDLDAQSPPRPPFSPLTEAATDSGTREPSVNPGATLDQDEQQDQNASASAIADANPSLSSALVNSNSSSNFNSNSSNSNLSHLNVSQINGASAMDNVTMDMGFDAGMDMYGQGITPATNILMAIARSYTQTQQQQQQQQHQQQHQRRQSQLPSTIHPAQVSRTHSALDVPDALMAIPEPSRAPPPVEPRLESFARIEFADSVFQMTTYAVVIGRDVRALELARKQEKEDEAWRQIVDQYARQGLPPPPRPELNRRKFTRSYVSEEGGMLGPESEDEEYVRPAKRRRVSVANSASGDSSMAQQEAAMAAEQAALNDKSLAANRQYVWHTPGSASVNLNALRPSPYTVPFIGIHSPGPDIAKKTKGISRQHLRIEYDQNEGVFKAYPLHRNGIFIDDKFHKDEGVTLRSGNRIQIKEVEFKFIINGVAEGKTGAEEEPQQEAPAAVNRRYSEGGKEMSFDFESSHDAEKGSTSPEEVPVEAAKESSESELSDLDEEMPDAGEPEDAEGEEDQEVMETIEQDAEEQLSHIKPEDMTPEMLAALPLLPPKKRGPGRPPKNGIMSKREERLRKKAAMELAKKNMPPPTPGEPPIKRKVGRPRKHPLPENTPDRPEKRKYKPRKSKNGEEGEMSETEKTLEKRRREKPKTPPLELNRADYTEEQLQKPNKNYGILIDEVLSAAPPDGLTLKQIYKRIQMKYPFYYFTVDTKGWESSVRHNLIGNVAFKKNEETHLWARVPGIDIDAGKKRKAASPDHSTSIHSFGQHYQPTAAPQVQLFHSEAGAQQGYRPGAGPPPRPGYPASQSQMNLGQHPHQQLSAQPVGVGAQQALHQPYQSTAQGNGIPQMADQGAAQGSRPIPANPQATAYSSPYASRPPPSASPQAGNVPQSAQRQQLPHQNEAAPHNGVPQPNNASPHPASAAGVKPGQPISTSGTPAPIKPSIHPRLVEIIRNFRKTVTSIGAIRSNVGDAGEAIAMSVINRGLGLANQSTTPTYESIEKIVLNVFESQTAKQLVGFEIAPKLIERLVSFKRQMINTLKDKMKPLEAEQLVLSAIDRVLGFADKSIMQGTDAQKTSYELAEGVLMPAVQREIAAHDKEAAAASMPPTPTPAPSQVRTPAQMPAPGKHPSTPHSTAAHQSATAARPGPVPAAQTPVQMQNQPPRPVYTPAQQAHMAQQQPRATVGQPAPAGTSNGNPINAQYMNQNAVSGSGAGPAGARPIDQVAPAPQSQVVPAPVAQGDAPARSQASAGSATSSNQKRPQSHGMPVQAYPHLQAAQAQYRTQASTQSQQQNPAAAQQQNQQPRVQPGQAQQAPSYSVQNQQPQQQAQNQQAAQQIQNRPPQSPAPTPARIQGQSHPVQARPAQGGQSPLQVQSQIQGQVQGQVQGQSQGQKPVPGQGQGQAQSQAPNQQTPVQQTQGQYQPRPQVAVSAQQVQQHAQQPSPQQAQQQALQKTQQHAQQQPRTQPTQAQPVQAYQTQAQQARVQQQPTPQQTARQQPVQQQPIQQVAQPSVQPSHIQQAHVQQPQAQHAQASPTQAQQPPTQQIQAQQPLVQQAYAQSSYARPTTPAQAAQMSRAQVRPQVQPQGPVQAPSEASGASPAPSPAQKPVPGPAQVSAPRVPSPTTQAQPSQAAVPSIQNAAPLQNQMPAQTQASAQQPLSTTQPQPSKPWGPAVPSPPAAQSNKPSPQLSSQTAPSAASKVSIPAPTVTAPSASPSPIQRLAPTPGMIPLPPKPPAPVATPPPQASAASADSVSSAAPASSSAAAYIPPPPTPTPPAT; this is encoded by the coding sequence ATGAATTCGTCTGTGATGGACTCCAACCAGCCAGCTCAGCCAAAAGACGCTGCCATGTCGGCCAACGcccccctcgacctcgacgcGCAGAGCCCACCGCgccctcctttttctccaTTGACCGAAGCCGCAACGGACTCGGGCACCCGCGAACCTTCAGTTAACCCGGGCGCCACGCTCGACCAGGACGAGCAACAAGACCAAAATGCGTCCGCTTCAGCCATCGCCGACGCTAACCCGTCACTATCTTCCGCGCTCGTCAACTCTAACTCCAGCTCCAACTTCAACTCCAACTCTTCCAACTCCAACCTTTCCCATCTCAACGTCTCCCAGATCAACGGCGCTTCAGCAATGGACAATGTCACCATGGATATGGGCTTTGATGCCGGCATGGACATGTACGGGCAGGGCATCACGCCTGCTACCAACATCCTCATGGCCATCGCCCGCAGTTATACTCaaacccaacagcagcagcagcagcagcagcaccagcaacagcaccagcGGCGACAATCTCAACTGCCCTCTACCATTCACCCCGCCCAGGTCTCACGAACTCACAGTGCGCTTGATGTTCCCGATGCGTTGATGGCGATCCCCGAACCTTCTCGAGCCCCGCCGCCTGTCGAGCCCCGGCTGGAGTCGTTTGCCAGGATTGAGTTTGCCGACAGTGTGTTCCAGATGACCACCTATGCCGTCGTGATCGGCCGTGACGTCCGGGCGCTGGAACTAGCAAGGAAGCaagaaaaggaggatgaggcctGGAGGCAGATTGTCGATCAGTATGCGAGACAAGGtcttccgcctcccccacggCCAGAGCTCAATCGTCGAAAGTTTACGAGATCATATGTcagtgaagaaggtggcATGCTGGGGCCGGAatccgaggacgaggagtaTGTCCGGCCTGCAAAGCGTAGGAGAGTTAGTGTTGCGAATTCGGCATCCGGCGACTCGTCCATGGCGCAACAAGAAGCTGCCATGGCCGCCGAGCAAGCCGCGCTGAACGACAAGAGCCTTGCTGCCAACCGCCAATATGTCTGGCACACCCCCGGTTCGGCATCTGTCAACCTCAATGCTCTAAGACCGTCCCCATATACCGTTCCCTTCATCGGCATTCACTCGCCCGGGCCAGACATCGCCAAGAAGACAAAGGGGATTTCAAGACAGCACTTGAGAATTGAGTACGATCAAAACGAAGGCGTCTTCAAAGCGTACCCATTACATAGAAATGGCATCTTTATTGATGATAAATTTCACAAAGACGAAGGCGTCACGCTGAGGAGCGGCAATCGTATCCAGATTAAAGAGGTCGAGTTTAAATTCATCATCAACGGCGTTGCCGAGGGCAAGACTggtgcggaggaggagccgcaGCAGGAGGCACCCGCAGCAGTCAACCGGCGCTACTCAGAGGGTGGCAAGGAGATGAGTTTTGATTTTGAGAGCTCCCACGACGCAGAAAAGGGGAGCACCAGCCCGGAGGAAGTGCCAGTGGAGGCAGCAAAGGAGAGTAGCGAAAGTGAGCTGTCGGATCTGGATGAAGAAATGCCCGATGCAGGGGAGCCGGAAGacgccgagggcgaggaggaccaAGAAGTCATGGAGACCATTGAGCAGGATGCCGAAGAACAACTCAGCCACATCAAGCCTGAAGATATGACGCCCGAGATGCTTGCTGCTTTGCCATTGCTTCCACCCAAGAAGCGCGGACCTGGCAGGCCTCCCAAGAACGGCATTATGTCCAAGAGAGAGGAAAGATTGCGAAAGAAGGCAGCTATGGAGCTTGCAAAGAAAAACATgccgccaccaacacccgGCGAACCACCAATAAAGCGCAAGGTTGGTCGGCCACGAAAACATCCTCTCCCGGAAAACACGCCAGACCGGCCAGAGAAGCGCAAATACAAGCCACGCAAATCAAAGaacggcgaggaaggcgagatGTCGGAGACGGAAAAGACGCTCGAGAAGCGAAGGCGCGAAAAGCCCAAGACGCCTCCTCTGGAGCTGAACAGGGCAGATTACACAGAGGAGCAGCTGCAAAAGCCCAACAAGAATTACGGCATTCTCATCGACGAGGTCTTGTCCGCAGCCCCACCCGATGGGCTGACTCTCAAGCAGATCTACAAGCGCATCCAGATGAAGTATCCCTTCTACTATTTCACAGTAGACACCAAGGGCTGGGAGAGCAGTGTTCGGCACAATCTTATTGGCAATGTTGCCTTCAAGAAGAACGAGGAGACCCACTTGTGGGCCCGGGTACCTGGGATTGACATCGATGCTGGCAAGAAGCGGAAAGCTGCGTCTCCGGATCATTCCACGTCGATTCATTCATTTGGCCAGCACTATCAACCAACCGCAGCTCCTCAGGTGCAGCTGTTTCACTCGGAGGCTGGTGCGCAGCAAGGGTACCGGCCTGGTGCTGGGCCTCCTCCACGTCCTGGGTATCCGGCTTCTCAAAGTCAGATGAATCTTGGCCAGcatcctcatcagcagcTCTCGGCGCAGCCCGTCGGCGTTGGTGCTCAACAAGCCCTCCACCAGCCCTATCAGAGCACGGCTCAAGGGAACGGTATCCCCCAGATGGCCGATCAAGGGGCAGCCCAAGGTTCCCGTCCCATACCCGCCAACCCGCAAGCGACGGCCTATTCGTCACCGTACGCATCAAGGCCCCCTCCATCGGCTTCGCCTCAGGCTGGCAATGTGCCACAGAGTGCTCAAAGGCAACAGCTTCCGCATCAAAACGAAGCAGCTCCGCACAACGGTGTGCCTCAGCCCAACAATGCGTCTCCGCACCCTGCATCGGCGGCGGGAGTCAAGCCAGGCCAACCTATCAGTACCAGCGGAACCCCAGCCCCGATCAAGCCTTCTATCCACCCAAGGCTCGTCGAGATTATCCGAAACTTTAGGAAAACAGTTACTTCGATCGGTGCAATTCGTTCTAATGTGGGAGATGCAGGAGAAGCTATTGCCATGTCTGTGATCAACCGCGGTCTCGGGTTGGCCAACCAGTCTACTACGCCAACCTACGAGTCTATTGAGAAGATTGTTCTCAATGTGTTTGAATCCCAGACAGCCAAGCAGTTGGTCGGTTTTGAGATTGCGCCAAAGCTGATTGAGAGGCTAGTCTCCTTCAAGAGGCAGATGATCAACACTTTGAAGGATAAGATGAAGCCCCTGGAGGCGGAGCAGTTGGTGCTGTCAGCCATCGACCGCGTTCTCGGTTTTGCGGACAAGAGCATCATGCAGGGAACCGATGCACAGAAGACATCCTACGAGCTCGCagagggtgttttgatgcCAGCGGTGCAACGCGAGATTGCAGCCCATGACAAGGAAGCAGCTGCTGCCTCCATGCCGCCTACCCCCACGCCAGCCCCTTCACAGGTGCGGACGCCGGCGCAAATGCCGGCGCCGGGTAAGCATCCCTCGACTCCGCACTCGACTGCAGCACACCAGTCCGCCACTGCTGCGCGCCCCGGCCCCGTTCCGGCGGCCCAAACCCCTGTGCAGATGCAGAATCAACCCCCAAGGCCAGTCTACACTCCGGCACAGCAAGCCCACATggcacagcagcagccccgaGCAACTGTAGGGCAACCTGCGCCTGCTGGGACTTCGAATGGGAACCCGATCAATGCACAATATATGAATCAGAATGCGGTCTCTGGCTCTGGTGCTGGGCCCGCCGGCGCGCGGCCTATTGATCAAGTTGCACCTGCACCTCAGTCCCAAGTTGTCCCGGCACCGGTCGCCCAGGGTGACGCCCCGGCGAGATCTCAGGCTTCAGCGGGCTCTGCTACTAGCTCGAACCAGAAGAGACCACAGTCACACGGGATGCCGGTTCAGGCGtatccccatctccaggcAGCGCAGGCTCAATATCGGACACAGGCCTCAACACAATCTCAGCAGCAGAATCCCGCGGCGGCTCAGCAGCAGAATCAACAGCCACGGGTTCAGCCAGGACAGGCACAGCAAGCACCGAGCTACTCAGTACAGAaccagcagccacagcaaCAGGCGCAGAATCAACAGGCAGCTCAACAGATTCAGAACCGTCCACCTCAGAGCCCggcaccaaccccagcccGGATCCAAGGGCAGAGTCACCCAGTTCAGGCTCGGCCAGCGCAGGGCGGGCAATCTCCTCTTCAAGTTCAGAGTCAAATTCAGGGCCAAGTTCAAGGGCAAGTCCAGGGCCAGAGTCAGGGGCAAAAACCGGTTCCAGgacaggggcaggggcaggcTCAGAGCCAGGCACCCAATCAGCAGACACCGGTTCAGCAGACCCAGGGACAGTACCAGCCTCGTCCACAGGTTGCGGTTTCGGCTCAGCAGGTTCAGCAACACGCGCAACAGCCCTCACCACAGCAggcccagcagcaggcgcTACAGAAGACACAACAACatgctcaacaacagcctcgtACTCAGCCAACACAGGCCCAACCGGTTCAAGCTTACCAAACCCAGGCGCAGCAAGCCCGTGTTCAGCAACAGCCGACTCCCCAGCAGACAGCTCGACAACAACcagtccagcagcagcctaTTCAGCAAGTTGCTCAACCGTCCGTCCAGCCGTCTCACATTCAGCAAGCCCATGTCCAACAGCCACAGGCTCAGCATGCCCAAGCTTCGCCGACACAAGCTCAACAGCCTCCGACGCAGCAGATCCAGGCTCAGCAACCGCTTGTGCAGCAAGCTTATGCTCAGAGCTCCTATGCCAGGCCCACTACTCCGGCTCAGGCTGCTCAAATGTCGCGGGCCCAAGTTCGCCCACAAGTGCAGCCCCAGGGTCCCGTCCAGGCTCCAAGTGAAGCTTCCGGTGCATCGCCGGCCCCTTCTCCAGCACAAAAGCCTGTGCCAGGCCCAGCTCAGGTGTCAGCCCCTCGAGTTCCTtcgcccaccacccaagcTCAGCCAAGTCAGGCTGCGGTCCCTTCCATCCAGAATGCTGCTCCGCTTCAGAACCAAATGCCTGCTCAGACCCAAGCATCTGCCCAGCAACCTTTGTCTACcactcaacctcaaccttcaAAACCTTGGGGTCCAGCGGTCCCTAGCCCACCCGCGGCCCAATCGAACAAGCCATCCCCTCAGCTCTCTTCGCAGACGGCTCCTTCTGCTGCCTCCAAGGTCTCGATCCCAGCTCCGACAGTCACGGcgccatcagcatcaccaagtcCAATTCAGCGTCTTGCTCCAACGCCCGGCATGATCCCTCTGCCGCCAAAGCCCCCGGCTCCGGTTGCTACACCGCCCCCTCAAGcatctgctgcttctgcgGATTCTGTTTCTAGTGCTGCTCCAGCTTCCAGCTCGGCAGCAGCATACATCCCTCCGCcaccgacaccaacaccgccggCGACGTGA